The Palleronia sp. THAF1 genome window below encodes:
- a CDS encoding tyrosine-type recombinase/integrase has translation MLKKRGNVYHLSKRVPKRFEAVETRRVIDLSLRTSSLTAAARKAEETWNSLLQSWEYKLAGDTLSADQRFRHAMQTAQRMGFDYVPVQDIPGLPLTDILDRVEASVDPDVEDAVLGLVPPASILVSDCLEKYLECFPEAVHGKSRDQLRRFRNPRSKVIADFVGVVGDKPIEKIGRADMLSYRARLVEQVIAGTITAATANKNLTYFISMIRGINRHMELGLSLPFADLTMREGRKKKRGTFSRAWIQDKLLAHGALDGLGQEARDIVRIMVNTGARPSEIAGIKLKHLHFDGPVPLMDIIPDGRTLKNQNSERSVPLAGVSLLAAQDALYVAQESGRRSEDWVFPRYAGEDKLTDVVNKFLRENGLKEKANTTMYSLRHAFEDRMIEMSIDERVRRDLFGHALNSERYGEGGGDAVRHAAVLAIAL, from the coding sequence ATGCTAAAGAAACGCGGTAACGTGTACCACCTGAGCAAACGGGTTCCAAAGCGCTTCGAGGCGGTCGAGACCCGCAGGGTCATAGATCTTAGTCTTAGGACGTCGTCCCTGACCGCGGCCGCACGGAAAGCCGAGGAAACGTGGAATAGCCTTCTCCAGAGTTGGGAGTACAAGCTGGCGGGAGATACGCTGTCGGCGGATCAGCGTTTTCGTCACGCAATGCAGACTGCACAGCGTATGGGGTTCGATTACGTTCCGGTGCAGGACATACCGGGTCTTCCATTGACAGACATCCTTGACCGGGTCGAAGCTTCGGTCGATCCAGACGTTGAGGATGCGGTTCTTGGGCTCGTACCGCCCGCCTCAATCCTCGTATCCGATTGCCTCGAGAAATATCTCGAATGCTTCCCGGAAGCGGTACACGGCAAGTCACGCGACCAGCTGCGTCGCTTCCGTAATCCGCGAAGCAAAGTGATCGCCGATTTCGTAGGCGTCGTAGGTGACAAGCCGATCGAGAAGATCGGTCGGGCCGACATGCTGTCCTACCGCGCCCGGCTCGTGGAACAGGTCATCGCCGGAACGATCACGGCGGCCACGGCCAACAAGAACCTGACCTACTTCATCAGCATGATACGCGGCATCAACCGGCACATGGAGCTCGGGCTGTCTTTACCCTTTGCGGACCTTACGATGAGAGAAGGAAGAAAGAAGAAGCGCGGTACTTTTTCGCGGGCATGGATTCAGGACAAGCTATTGGCCCATGGCGCTCTGGATGGCCTGGGTCAGGAAGCTCGCGACATCGTTCGGATCATGGTGAACACCGGAGCCAGGCCGTCCGAGATCGCTGGGATCAAGCTAAAGCACCTGCACTTTGACGGACCGGTACCTCTGATGGACATCATTCCGGATGGTCGGACGCTCAAGAACCAGAATTCCGAACGCTCGGTACCTCTGGCTGGCGTGAGTCTCCTCGCTGCGCAGGATGCCCTGTATGTCGCACAGGAGTCCGGACGCAGGAGTGAGGATTGGGTGTTTCCCCGATACGCGGGTGAAGACAAGCTAACAGATGTCGTCAATAAATTTCTGCGTGAGAACGGCCTTAAGGAGAAGGCCAACACGACCATGTACTCACTTCGCCACGCTTTTGAAGATCGGATGATTGAGATGAGCATCGACGAACGGGTCCGCCGGGATCTTTTCGGACACGCCTTGAATTCCGAGCGCTACGGCGAGGGCGGCGGCGACGCGGTACGTCACGCGGCGGTTTTGGCGATCGCTCTCTAA
- the mtnA gene encoding S-methyl-5-thioribose-1-phosphate isomerase: MKIDGVPYRSLWWDADEGALQIIDQRWLPHELRIQQVDTLDDYADAIVEMRVRGAPLIGATAAYGMALAMAQDPSDANLDAAWERLHETRPTAINLRWALDRCRTALRGTPVADRVDAALRLAHEIADEDVEINRAIGTHGLQIIRDIAAAKPAGQPVNILTHCNAGWIATVDFGTATSPMYQAHDAGIPIHVWVDETRPRNQGALTSWELGSHGIPHTYVTDNAGGHLMQKGMVDLVITGTDRTTRRGDVCNKIGTYLKALAARDNGVPFYVALPSPTIDWTVDDGVAEIPIEERRADEVSHIMGVLTDGSVGQVRVTPDGTPAGNPAFDVTPNRLVTGLITERGVCDATPEGLAGLFPDMAQAAE, encoded by the coding sequence ATGAAGATCGACGGAGTGCCCTATCGTTCGCTTTGGTGGGACGCCGACGAGGGCGCGCTGCAGATCATCGACCAGCGCTGGTTGCCCCATGAGTTGCGCATTCAGCAGGTCGATACGCTGGACGACTACGCCGACGCCATCGTCGAGATGCGGGTAAGGGGCGCTCCGCTGATCGGAGCGACGGCGGCCTACGGCATGGCGCTGGCGATGGCGCAGGATCCGTCGGATGCGAATCTCGATGCAGCGTGGGAGCGCCTCCACGAAACGCGCCCCACGGCGATCAACCTGCGCTGGGCGCTGGATCGGTGCCGGACGGCGCTGCGCGGGACGCCTGTGGCCGACCGCGTCGATGCCGCGCTGCGCCTTGCGCATGAAATCGCGGATGAGGATGTCGAGATCAACCGCGCTATCGGCACCCATGGCCTGCAGATCATCCGCGACATCGCGGCGGCGAAGCCCGCAGGCCAGCCGGTCAACATCCTGACCCACTGCAACGCGGGCTGGATCGCAACCGTCGATTTCGGCACCGCCACCAGTCCGATGTACCAAGCGCATGACGCTGGTATCCCGATCCACGTCTGGGTGGATGAAACGCGGCCGCGTAATCAAGGCGCGCTGACCTCTTGGGAGCTTGGCAGCCACGGCATCCCGCATACCTACGTGACCGATAACGCAGGCGGGCATCTGATGCAGAAGGGGATGGTCGATCTGGTGATCACTGGCACCGACCGGACCACGCGGCGCGGCGATGTATGCAACAAGATCGGCACGTATCTCAAGGCGCTGGCGGCGCGTGACAATGGCGTGCCATTCTACGTGGCATTGCCCTCGCCGACCATCGACTGGACGGTAGATGATGGTGTCGCCGAGATCCCTATCGAAGAGCGGCGCGCGGACGAGGTGTCGCACATCATGGGTGTTCTGACAGATGGCAGCGTGGGGCAGGTGCGGGTGACACCGGATGGGACGCCCGCAGGCAATCCGGCCTTTGACGTGACACCCAATCGGCTGGTGACGGGGCTGATCACCGAACGAGGCGTATGCGACGCGACACCAGAGGGACTTGCCGGGCTTTTCCCGGATATGGCGCAAGCGGCGGAATAG
- a CDS encoding 2-hydroxyacid dehydrogenase, which produces MPDIISIGAYPKVDRAALAGMGAVPFATLEEALAMDDRDSVRAIACIAVRLDAATMDAFPNLGIIANCMVGYDSIDVKAARERGIAVTNTPDVLNDDVADLAVALLFAQARGMVQADAHVRTGAWATEFFPLNRKVSGGTVGILGLGRIGQEIADRLAAFKMDIHYWSRSEKETPGWTYHADPVSLAHAVDFLIVACVGGPETRDIVSSEVIEALGKDGVIVNISRGSTIDEAALLDALENGRLAGAGLDVFENEPAPNPRFTKLDNVVLQPHQASATHATRAAMGQLQRDNIAAFLKGEPLLTQVN; this is translated from the coding sequence ATGCCTGATATCATTTCCATCGGGGCCTATCCGAAGGTCGACCGCGCGGCCTTGGCGGGCATGGGCGCCGTGCCGTTCGCGACGCTGGAGGAGGCGCTTGCCATGGATGACCGGGACAGCGTGCGGGCGATTGCCTGCATTGCCGTTCGCCTCGACGCCGCCACGATGGACGCGTTTCCGAACCTTGGCATCATCGCGAATTGCATGGTGGGCTACGATTCCATCGACGTGAAGGCGGCCCGCGAACGGGGCATTGCGGTGACCAACACGCCAGACGTGCTGAACGACGATGTGGCCGATCTGGCCGTTGCTCTGCTGTTCGCGCAGGCGCGGGGCATGGTGCAGGCGGACGCGCATGTGCGGACCGGGGCCTGGGCGACCGAGTTCTTCCCGCTGAACCGGAAAGTCTCTGGCGGCACGGTCGGTATCCTTGGTCTGGGCCGGATCGGGCAAGAGATCGCGGACCGTCTGGCGGCCTTCAAGATGGATATCCATTACTGGTCCCGCTCGGAAAAAGAGACGCCCGGCTGGACCTACCACGCCGATCCGGTCTCGCTCGCCCATGCCGTCGATTTCCTGATCGTCGCCTGCGTCGGTGGGCCGGAGACACGCGATATCGTTTCATCCGAGGTGATAGAGGCGTTGGGCAAGGACGGGGTGATCGTCAACATCTCTCGCGGCTCGACCATCGATGAGGCGGCGCTGCTGGATGCCTTGGAAAACGGGCGGCTGGCCGGGGCGGGCCTTGATGTGTTTGAGAACGAGCCGGCCCCCAATCCGCGATTTACCAAGCTGGATAACGTCGTGCTGCAACCGCACCAAGCGTCCGCCACCCACGCCACGCGCGCCGCCATGGGGCAGCTTCAGCGCGACAACATTGCAGCATTTCTGAAAGGGGAGCCGCTGCTGACGCAGGTGAACTGA
- a CDS encoding cupin domain-containing protein — MKDIHVLTADAIAAMEGTAKTHSPNDRARRVNKSLGDATGLSGIGVHLIEVSPGDLTTEHHVHYHEDECVYVLSGTATMVIGDAQIPIGPGDVIGHPKGGAAHHIENTGTEPFRALVIGERAAHDVGDYPRLGKRIFRSAGLPWTVADMDDLTFPIAGKK, encoded by the coding sequence ATGAAAGACATCCATGTGCTGACCGCCGATGCCATCGCCGCGATGGAAGGCACAGCCAAAACCCATTCTCCGAACGACCGCGCGCGGCGGGTGAATAAATCGCTCGGTGACGCGACCGGCCTGAGCGGCATCGGCGTGCATTTGATCGAAGTGTCACCCGGTGATCTGACGACCGAGCATCACGTGCACTACCACGAAGACGAGTGCGTCTATGTCCTGTCCGGCACCGCGACGATGGTGATCGGTGATGCGCAGATACCTATCGGTCCCGGCGACGTCATCGGACATCCGAAAGGCGGCGCCGCGCATCATATCGAGAACACCGGAACAGAGCCGTTCCGCGCGCTGGTGATCGGAGAGCGTGCGGCGCATGACGTTGGTGACTACCCGCGTCTTGGAAAGCGTATCTTCCGCAGCGCGGGCCTGCCGTGGACGGTAGCCGACATGGACGATCTGACCTTCCCGATCGCTGGAAAGAAATAG
- the thiB gene encoding thiamine ABC transporter substrate binding subunit — MRYYAPLALLLAAPVAAQDRPVLEVYTYDSFVTEWGPGPAIEEAFEATCACDLRFTAAGDGAALLSRLKLEGARTDADVVVGLDSNLMQEAGETGLFGASGLADVNWDLPIAWEDDTFVPFDWGYFAFVHRADFDAPTDFRALAESDTSILIQDPRSSTPGLGLLLWVKTAYGEEAEAIWDGLADNIVTVTPGWSEAYNLFLEGEADMVLSYTTSPAYHLIAEEDEGFTAAAFDEGHYLQVEVAAAVASSDQTELAQDFLAFLSSGEAQSILPTTNWMYPAKTPEGGLPAGFDTLIAPEVALLVPASETPETTDAALAEWLTALGR; from the coding sequence ATGCGCTACTACGCCCCCCTCGCCCTTTTGCTCGCCGCGCCCGTCGCGGCACAGGACCGCCCCGTGCTGGAGGTCTACACCTACGACAGTTTCGTCACCGAATGGGGCCCCGGTCCGGCCATCGAAGAGGCGTTCGAGGCGACCTGCGCCTGCGATCTGCGCTTTACCGCTGCGGGTGACGGCGCGGCGCTGCTGTCACGGCTGAAGCTGGAAGGCGCGCGGACGGATGCGGACGTGGTCGTCGGGCTGGATTCGAACCTGATGCAAGAGGCGGGCGAGACCGGCCTGTTCGGCGCATCCGGTTTGGCGGATGTAAACTGGGATCTGCCGATCGCGTGGGAGGATGACACCTTCGTGCCGTTCGACTGGGGCTACTTCGCCTTCGTCCACCGCGCTGATTTCGATGCGCCGACGGATTTCCGGGCACTTGCCGAAAGCGACACGTCCATTCTGATCCAGGACCCACGCTCGTCCACGCCGGGACTTGGTTTGCTGCTATGGGTCAAGACGGCCTACGGCGAAGAGGCAGAGGCGATCTGGGACGGGCTGGCGGACAATATCGTGACGGTTACGCCCGGATGGTCTGAGGCCTACAACCTGTTCCTTGAAGGCGAGGCGGACATGGTGCTGAGCTACACGACCTCGCCCGCCTACCATCTGATCGCAGAGGAAGACGAGGGCTTCACGGCGGCTGCGTTCGATGAGGGCCACTATTTGCAGGTCGAGGTCGCGGCGGCGGTCGCGTCATCGGACCAGACGGAACTGGCGCAGGATTTTCTTGCGTTCCTCAGCAGCGGTGAAGCGCAGAGCATCTTGCCCACAACCAACTGGATGTATCCCGCGAAGACACCCGAAGGCGGGCTGCCCGCTGGTTTTGACACGCTGATCGCCCCTGAAGTCGCACTACTGGTGCCCGCGTCCGAAACGCCCGAGACGACCGACGCCGCATTGGCAGAATGGCTGACCGCGCTGGGCCGCTGA
- a CDS encoding thiamine/thiamine pyrophosphate ABC transporter permease ThiP, translated as MADRAGPLTLAGLTAGALVVALVVGSLAAVAWRAGDGALGPGDWGAVRFTLWQAALSAGLSIILAVPVARALARRRFPGRAAVVTLLGAPFILPVIVAILGLLMVFGRAGWINDAGGALGLPPVSIYGAHGVILAHVFFNLPLAVRLILQGWQEVPAESFRLAANLGFGARDMFRVIEWPMLRAVLPGAALVISLICTSSFAVALVLGGGPRATTIELAIYQAFRFDFDLGRAALLAGLQLGVTVGAGLLALRLSVPQAMGAGRGRVVARWDGGRGWLDGAIIAAAILFLALPLLALTVRGLPELLSLPASVWSAAGRSIWVAALSAVLCLALSLAIAVAAQRLAGRRARGLELAGMLGLAASPLVLGTGLFILINPWIRPDRVALVMTALINAVAAMPFALRALVPAVARIEADYGRLADSLGLTGWARLRRLLLPRLRRPLGFAGGLAAALSMGDLGVIALFASADTATLPLQLYRLMGAYRMDAAAGAALLLLALSLAAFWLLDRGGRMDADA; from the coding sequence ATGGCTGACCGCGCTGGGCCGCTGACGCTTGCGGGGCTGACCGCCGGGGCGCTTGTCGTTGCCTTGGTGGTCGGCTCTCTGGCGGCGGTGGCTTGGCGCGCGGGCGACGGTGCGCTGGGGCCGGGCGACTGGGGCGCGGTGCGCTTCACGCTGTGGCAGGCGGCGCTTTCAGCGGGTCTTTCGATCATCTTGGCGGTGCCGGTGGCCCGCGCGCTGGCCCGTCGTCGGTTTCCGGGGCGCGCGGCGGTGGTCACGCTGCTGGGCGCGCCGTTCATCCTGCCGGTGATCGTTGCGATCCTTGGCCTGCTGATGGTCTTCGGACGCGCAGGCTGGATCAATGATGCAGGCGGTGCGCTGGGCTTGCCGCCGGTGTCGATCTACGGCGCACACGGGGTGATCCTGGCCCATGTGTTCTTCAACCTGCCACTGGCGGTGCGCCTGATCCTGCAAGGCTGGCAAGAGGTGCCCGCCGAAAGTTTTCGCCTGGCCGCGAACCTTGGCTTCGGGGCGCGCGACATGTTTCGGGTGATCGAATGGCCGATGCTGCGCGCCGTACTACCGGGCGCCGCACTGGTGATTTCCCTGATCTGCACCTCCAGCTTTGCTGTCGCTCTGGTCCTTGGCGGAGGGCCGCGCGCGACGACAATCGAACTGGCGATCTACCAGGCATTTCGCTTCGATTTCGACCTTGGCCGCGCCGCACTGTTGGCCGGGCTGCAACTGGGCGTAACGGTCGGGGCCGGATTGCTGGCCCTGCGTCTTTCGGTGCCACAGGCGATGGGCGCCGGGCGGGGCAGGGTGGTGGCGCGTTGGGACGGTGGGCGCGGGTGGTTGGACGGCGCGATCATTGCGGCGGCGATCCTGTTTCTGGCTTTGCCGCTGTTGGCGCTGACCGTGCGCGGACTGCCGGAGTTGCTGTCCTTGCCCGCGTCGGTTTGGAGCGCTGCGGGCCGCTCGATCTGGGTTGCGGCGCTGTCAGCGGTTCTGTGCCTTGCCTTGTCGTTGGCGATTGCCGTGGCGGCGCAACGCTTGGCGGGGCGGCGCGCGCGCGGGTTGGAGCTGGCCGGGATGTTGGGGCTGGCGGCGTCTCCGCTGGTGCTGGGCACGGGGCTGTTCATCCTGATCAATCCGTGGATCAGGCCCGACAGGGTGGCGCTGGTAATGACCGCTTTGATCAATGCCGTCGCGGCGATGCCATTCGCATTGCGCGCGCTAGTTCCCGCCGTAGCCCGGATCGAGGCGGATTACGGCAGGCTTGCCGACTCGCTGGGGCTGACGGGTTGGGCGCGGTTGCGACGGCTACTGTTGCCACGCCTGCGCCGACCATTGGGTTTCGCGGGCGGACTGGCGGCGGCGCTTTCGATGGGTGACCTTGGGGTCATCGCGCTGTTCGCCTCGGCGGATACGGCGACTTTGCCGTTACAGCTGTACAGGTTGATGGGGGCGTATCGGATGGACGCGGCAGCCGGGGCGGCGCTTTTGTTGTTGGCGCTAAGCCTCGCGGCCTTCTGGCTGCTGGACCGCGGAGGGCGAATGGATGCTGACGCTTGA
- a CDS encoding ATP-binding cassette domain-containing protein — MLTLDLTVRQGDFALRADWSVPKGVQVAVMGPSGAGKSTLVSVIGGFFDADGSIIWDGARIDGLPPGKRPVATLFQDNNLFPHLTAEQNVALGVRPSGRLSDAERRAVKEMLATVGLPDLGARKPGALSGGQQGRVALARAMMQDRPILLLDEPFSALGPALKSEMIDLVTRLASEGERTVLMVTHDPEDARRMDQTVLVADGAAHPPAPTGLLLDDPPEALRAYLG, encoded by the coding sequence ATGCTGACGCTTGATCTAACCGTACGGCAGGGCGACTTCGCGCTGCGCGCAGACTGGTCCGTGCCGAAGGGCGTACAGGTTGCCGTCATGGGGCCGTCGGGGGCCGGAAAGTCGACGTTGGTGTCGGTAATTGGTGGGTTCTTCGACGCGGACGGCAGCATCATCTGGGATGGTGCGCGGATTGATGGGCTACCGCCGGGAAAACGGCCCGTAGCGACGCTGTTTCAAGACAACAACCTGTTCCCGCACCTTACGGCAGAGCAGAATGTGGCGCTGGGCGTGCGCCCCAGCGGACGGTTGTCAGACGCGGAACGGCGCGCGGTGAAGGAGATGCTGGCGACCGTCGGCTTGCCAGATTTGGGCGCGCGCAAACCGGGCGCATTGTCCGGTGGGCAACAGGGCCGAGTCGCCTTGGCGCGTGCGATGATGCAGGATCGTCCCATCCTGTTGCTGGATGAGCCATTCTCGGCGCTGGGTCCGGCGCTAAAATCCGAGATGATTGATCTGGTCACGCGGTTGGCGTCCGAAGGCGAGCGTACGGTGCTGATGGTGACGCACGATCCTGAGGACGCGCGACGTATGGACCAGACGGTGCTGGTGGCAGACGGAGCAGCTCACCCACCGGCACCGACTGGGCTGCTGCTGGACGATCCGCCAGAGGCGTTGCGCGCCTACCTTGGCTGA
- a CDS encoding cytochrome c1, whose translation MIQKLTLSIAIALGLSGAAQAASSEGHVYDYDFSFEGPFGTYDQFQLQRGLQVFTEICSACHGLQYVPYRTLGDESGPGLPENQVRAYAAQYEVFDEALLDGEGDFRTAVPTDHFPQSSLSNAPDLSLMAKARAGFHGPYGLGISQLVNGMGGPEYITSLLEGYTGEQMEQAGAILYENTAYPGGWIAMPPQLYGDDVTYEDGTEATTEQVAQDVAAFLMWTAEPKLAARKRAGFAGVLMLSVLAVLLYLTNKRIWAPHKRKVKDGVPAE comes from the coding sequence ATGATCCAGAAACTTACCCTCTCGATCGCGATCGCCCTCGGCTTGTCCGGGGCGGCGCAGGCCGCCAGCAGCGAAGGTCATGTCTACGACTACGACTTCTCGTTCGAAGGTCCGTTCGGCACCTATGACCAGTTCCAGTTGCAGCGCGGCCTGCAGGTCTTCACCGAGATCTGTTCCGCCTGCCACGGCCTGCAATACGTGCCGTATCGCACACTCGGAGATGAAAGCGGCCCCGGCCTGCCGGAAAATCAGGTCCGCGCCTATGCCGCACAGTACGAGGTGTTCGACGAGGCTCTGTTGGACGGCGAAGGTGACTTTCGCACCGCCGTTCCGACGGACCACTTCCCGCAGTCCTCGCTGTCGAACGCGCCCGACCTGTCGCTGATGGCGAAAGCGCGTGCTGGTTTCCACGGCCCCTATGGTCTTGGCATCAGCCAGCTGGTCAACGGTATGGGCGGCCCGGAGTACATCACATCGCTGCTCGAAGGCTACACCGGCGAGCAGATGGAGCAAGCCGGCGCGATCCTTTACGAAAACACGGCCTATCCCGGTGGTTGGATCGCAATGCCGCCACAGCTTTATGGCGACGATGTTACCTATGAAGACGGCACGGAAGCGACCACGGAACAGGTCGCACAAGATGTCGCTGCTTTCCTGATGTGGACCGCAGAGCCAAAGCTCGCCGCTCGCAAGCGCGCCGGTTTTGCAGGTGTGCTGATGCTGTCCGTTTTGGCGGTGCTGTTGTACCTGACGAACAAGCGCATCTGGGCGCCGCATAAGCGCAAGGTAAAGGACGGCGTCCCAGCCGAGTGA
- a CDS encoding cytochrome b: MAGIPHDHYEPNSQGERWLHKRLPIVGLLYDTIMIPTPKNLNWMWIWGIVLTFTLVLQIVTGIVLVMHYIPSTDQAFASVEHIMRDVNGGFMLRYMHANGASLFFVAVYLHIFRSLYYGSYKEPREVTWIIGILMYLLMMGTAFMGYVLPWGQMSFWGATVITGLFGAIPFIGEPLQTWLLGGPAVGEYTLTRFFSLHYLMPMILAGLTIVHIWAFHTTGNNNPTGVEVRRTSKEDAAKDTLPFWPYFVIKDLFALAVILAVFFAIVGFMPNYLGHPDNYIEANPLATPAHIVPEWYFLPFYAILRAFTAEVWVVQIASFVTGGIVDAKFFGVLAMFGAIAVMALAPWLDTSSVRSGRYRPMFKWWFALLFVDFFVLMWVGAMPAEEPYATISLIASAYWFAYFLVILPLLGVFEKPLPQPTTIEEDYATHYSSSTGGTSTVVNPAE; the protein is encoded by the coding sequence ATGGCCGGAATCCCGCACGACCATTACGAGCCGAACAGCCAGGGCGAACGCTGGCTGCACAAGCGCCTGCCCATCGTAGGCCTGCTCTACGACACCATCATGATTCCCACGCCCAAGAACCTGAACTGGATGTGGATCTGGGGCATCGTGCTGACCTTCACTCTGGTCTTGCAGATCGTCACCGGCATCGTGCTGGTGATGCACTACATTCCCTCGACCGATCAGGCCTTCGCCTCTGTCGAGCATATCATGCGCGACGTGAACGGCGGCTTCATGCTGCGATACATGCACGCCAACGGCGCATCGCTGTTCTTCGTGGCCGTCTACCTGCACATCTTCCGCAGCCTTTACTACGGCTCTTACAAAGAGCCGCGTGAGGTGACGTGGATCATCGGTATCCTTATGTACCTGCTGATGATGGGCACCGCGTTCATGGGCTACGTTCTGCCTTGGGGTCAGATGTCCTTCTGGGGTGCCACGGTCATCACCGGCCTGTTCGGCGCGATCCCCTTCATCGGCGAGCCGCTTCAGACTTGGCTTCTGGGCGGACCGGCGGTGGGTGAATACACCCTGACGCGCTTCTTCTCGCTGCACTACCTGATGCCGATGATCCTTGCGGGTCTGACGATCGTCCACATCTGGGCGTTCCACACCACCGGCAACAACAACCCCACCGGGGTCGAGGTGCGCCGCACCAGTAAGGAAGACGCCGCGAAAGACACACTGCCCTTCTGGCCCTACTTCGTGATCAAGGACCTGTTCGCGCTGGCCGTGATCCTGGCCGTCTTCTTCGCCATCGTCGGCTTCATGCCCAACTACCTGGGTCACCCCGACAACTACATCGAAGCGAACCCGCTGGCGACGCCTGCACACATCGTGCCCGAATGGTACTTCCTGCCGTTCTACGCGATCCTGCGCGCTTTCACGGCTGAAGTCTGGGTCGTCCAGATCGCCAGCTTCGTGACCGGCGGCATCGTCGACGCCAAGTTCTTCGGTGTCCTGGCGATGTTCGGTGCCATCGCGGTGATGGCATTGGCCCCGTGGCTCGACACCTCGTCGGTCCGTTCGGGTCGCTATCGCCCGATGTTCAAGTGGTGGTTCGCCCTGCTGTTCGTGGACTTCTTCGTCCTGATGTGGGTCGGCGCCATGCCCGCGGAAGAGCCCTATGCCACGATCTCGCTGATCGCTTCGGCCTACTGGTTCGCCTACTTCCTGGTGATCCTGCCGCTGCTGGGCGTCTTCGAAAAACCGCTGCCGCAACCCACCACCATCGAAGAGGACTATGCGACGCATTATTCCTCCAGCACCGGCGGCACTTCGACCGTCGTCAACCCCGCCGAATGA
- the petA gene encoding ubiquinol-cytochrome c reductase iron-sulfur subunit, producing MSHADDHDEKRRDFLFYATGGAAAVVTGAAVWPLVNQMNPAANVQALSSIRVDVSGIEPGTQLTVQWLGKPVFIRRRTQEEIDEANAVELSELPDPIARNANLDGTAEAVDVNRTLGEGEEWLVMMGVCTHLGCVPLGDGAGDFNGWFCPCHGSHYDTAGRIRRGPAPTNLPVPVAAFDGETEIVLG from the coding sequence GTGTCCCACGCCGACGATCACGACGAAAAGCGTCGCGACTTTCTGTTCTATGCGACGGGCGGTGCCGCCGCCGTCGTGACCGGTGCGGCCGTCTGGCCGCTGGTGAACCAGATGAACCCCGCTGCGAACGTGCAGGCGCTGTCTTCGATCCGCGTCGATGTCAGCGGGATCGAGCCTGGAACGCAGCTGACCGTCCAATGGCTGGGCAAGCCCGTCTTCATCCGCCGCCGCACGCAGGAAGAGATCGACGAGGCAAACGCCGTCGAACTGTCCGAGCTTCCCGATCCCATTGCGCGCAATGCCAACCTTGATGGCACCGCCGAAGCCGTGGACGTGAACCGTACGCTGGGCGAAGGCGAGGAGTGGCTGGTCATGATGGGCGTCTGCACGCACCTCGGCTGTGTGCCCTTGGGTGACGGCGCGGGCGACTTCAACGGCTGGTTCTGCCCCTGTCACGGTAGCCACTACGACACCGCAGGCCGCATTCGTCGCGGGCCCGCACCGACGAACCTGCCCGTCCCGGTGGCAGCGTTCGACGGCGAAACCGAAATCGTTCTGGGATAA
- a CDS encoding glutathione S-transferase — protein sequence MELYHAAASPFARKVRVVLHETGQTDDVTLVESAQTPLTPNAANQNPLGKIPCLTRDDGPALYDSRVICRYLNDRAQAQLYPTARQWEVLTLEATADGIMDAAVLMVYEARVRPEDKQFAAYVEAQWGKVTRALDAIEDRWLSHLSGPVDIGQIGIACALGYLDFRHGARDWRQGRDGLATWEKAFLGRASMAATMPT from the coding sequence ATGGAACTCTATCACGCCGCAGCCTCTCCCTTCGCCCGTAAGGTACGGGTCGTCCTGCATGAAACCGGCCAGACCGACGATGTGACCTTGGTGGAATCGGCCCAGACGCCGCTGACGCCCAACGCCGCGAACCAGAACCCACTGGGCAAGATTCCCTGCCTGACGCGGGACGACGGCCCCGCTCTTTATGACAGCCGCGTCATCTGCCGCTACCTGAACGACCGCGCCCAAGCCCAACTTTACCCAACCGCCCGCCAGTGGGAGGTGCTGACGCTGGAAGCAACCGCCGACGGGATCATGGATGCCGCCGTGCTCATGGTCTACGAGGCACGCGTTCGCCCCGAGGACAAGCAGTTCGCCGCATATGTCGAAGCGCAGTGGGGCAAAGTCACCCGCGCCCTCGACGCGATAGAGGATCGCTGGCTTAGTCACCTCTCCGGTCCCGTCGACATCGGCCAGATCGGCATCGCCTGCGCTCTGGGTTACCTCGACTTTCGCCACGGTGCGCGCGACTGGCGTCAGGGGCGTGACGGATTGGCCACTTGGGAAAAGGCGTTTCTGGGCCGCGCGTCCATGGCTGCGACGATGCCAACCTAG